The Staphylococcus haemolyticus region TTTTCAATATCAATTGAGCCATCAGGTTTTCTTACTGTATAGTTCAGTTCACATAAAGCAGCATGACCAGTTCCAGCGTTATGACGTTCATTAGAACTTTCAATTCCTGGACGATCTAAACGTTCATATAGTTTAATATTCCAATTAGGTTCTATTTCTTTAAGCATAGAACCAAAAGTAGTACTTAATACCCCGGCACCAATAATGACAACTGTTTTTGACTCTTTAGTATTCATAAATGATTCCTCTTCCTTTTTTGTGACTAAGTAGTAGTGTAATACAATTCATCTTATAATAAAAATACTCATTTTTAATACGACCTATTCCATAAAAGAATAGATTTAAAAGCAACTAAAAAGCTCTAAAAGGTGCATTAAAGTTTTGTAAAACTTTAATGCACCTTTTTTGGTGAAAACTTCTGATAATTGTAGGTTCTCTCGTTATCTATGATTATTACTTTTAACTGTATCTAGAAAATCATCTCCCCAATCACAAATTGAAAAGACTACTTTATCAAGCTTTAAACCTATTTCAGTCAATCTATAATCCACTTTAGGAGGGACTACTGGATAAACCGTCCTTTCAAGAATTTTATCTTGTTCTAGTTCTCTAAGTTGTCTTATTAACATTCGTTGGTTGATATCAGGTAGTTTATTTTGTAATTCACTTAATCTTAAGCGCTCATTTTGTAAAAGATGGTAAACAATGGCAATTTTCCATCTTCCACCAATGACAGACAGGGCTAAATCTTTCGATGTATAAAATTCTTTATTATTATATTCAATTAACAAAACAAATCCTCCATTTTATATAGTGACAAAAATGTCAGTATTGTTATTTGAAGTAACTAATACCATAATAGCATTATAAAAGATAGAGAGGAGAAACTTTAATGAAATTACAATTAGCAATCGATCTATTAGACCAAAAAGAAGCAGCAAAATTAGCTCAAGAAGTAGAGGAATTCATTGATATTGTAGAAATTGGAACACCAATTGTTATAAATGAAGGACTATCTGCTGTTGAACATATGAGTAAATCAGTCACTAACACACAAGTATTAGCAGACCTGAAAATTATGGATGCTGCTAGTTATGAAGTAAGTCAAGCTGTAAAATTCGGTGCTGACATCATAACAATTCTGGGTGTTTCTGAAGATGCTTCAATTAAAAGTGCTATCGAAGAAGCACATAACCATGGCAAAGAATTATTAGTTGATATGATCGCGGTTCAAAATTTAGAACAACGTGCAGCTGAATTAGATAAAATGGGTGCTGACTATATTGCAGTACATACTGGTTACGATTTACAAGCTAAAGGTGTATCACCTTTAGAAAGTTTACGTACTGTTAAATCAGTTATTTCAAATTCAAAAGTAGCCGTAGCAGGTGGTATCAAACCCGATACAATTAAATCAGTGGCAGTTGAACAACCAGATTTAATTATTGTTGGTGGTGGCATAGCAAACGCTGACGATCCAAAAGCTGCTGCTAAACAATGTCGTGATATAATTGATGGAAATGCTTAACCATTTTTAATATATGTTTAAACTCCCCCCTTCTTAGTGTATATAATATCTAGATTTAAAAATTATAATTGAAAGGTAATGTTGTAATATGACTAAAAAAGTAGCAATCATTTTAGCAGATGAATTTGAAGATATAGAATTAACTAGTCCAAAAGAAGCATTAAAAAATGCTGGATTTGAGACTGAGATTATTGGTGATACAGCTAATCATGAAGTTGTTGGTAAACATGGTAAAAAAGTAACTGTAGATGTTAGTATCGCAGATGCTAAACCAGAAAATTATGATGCATTATTAATTCCTGGTGGATTTTCACCTGACCATTTACGTGGTGATGAAGAAGGACGTTATGGTACCTTTACTAAGTACTTTACTCAAAATGATGTACCAACATTTGCGATTTGTCATGGTCCACTTTTACTAGTTGATACTGATGATTTAAATGGACGTACAATAACTGGTGTTATCAATGTACGTAAAGATTTATCTAATGCAGGAGCACATGTTGTCGATGAATCAGTTGTAGTAGATAACAATATTGTAACAAGTCGTGTACCAGATGACTTAGATGATTTCAATAGAGAGATTATTAAACAATTAGAAGCATAAATTAAGATACATTATAAATAATTATTTGATAGATTAGACTATCGTCAAAGATCTAAACTTTGTCGATAGTTTTTTATTATTAATTTTGAAGCTCCAATTTTATTAAGATATATACATCAAATAATTCATAACGTCGTATTACATATTTTGCATTCCTATGCACTATGATGTTATAATACATTTAACGAAGATTATATGCATATATGCACCAATCCCCTCACTATTTGTGGTAGTGAGGGGATTTCTGATGCGGCTTAACGTCGCCTTCTATTTATTGCGTTTACTACTAAGCCAGTAAGTAAAATACGCAACTGCACAGCCACTAATGATTGGTGCAATGATGTGAACGAAGATCATAAGCATATTAAGCACCTCCTTCCGTCGAAAATACAGCCGGAAGT contains the following coding sequences:
- a CDS encoding winged helix-turn-helix transcriptional regulator translates to MLIEYNNKEFYTSKDLALSVIGGRWKIAIVYHLLQNERLRLSELQNKLPDINQRMLIRQLRELEQDKILERTVYPVVPPKVDYRLTEIGLKLDKVVFSICDWGDDFLDTVKSNNHR
- the hxlA gene encoding 3-hexulose-6-phosphate synthase, whose amino-acid sequence is MKLQLAIDLLDQKEAAKLAQEVEEFIDIVEIGTPIVINEGLSAVEHMSKSVTNTQVLADLKIMDAASYEVSQAVKFGADIITILGVSEDASIKSAIEEAHNHGKELLVDMIAVQNLEQRAAELDKMGADYIAVHTGYDLQAKGVSPLESLRTVKSVISNSKVAVAGGIKPDTIKSVAVEQPDLIIVGGGIANADDPKAAAKQCRDIIDGNA
- a CDS encoding type 1 glutamine amidotransferase domain-containing protein yields the protein MTKKVAIILADEFEDIELTSPKEALKNAGFETEIIGDTANHEVVGKHGKKVTVDVSIADAKPENYDALLIPGGFSPDHLRGDEEGRYGTFTKYFTQNDVPTFAICHGPLLLVDTDDLNGRTITGVINVRKDLSNAGAHVVDESVVVDNNIVTSRVPDDLDDFNREIIKQLEA
- a CDS encoding type I toxin-antitoxin system Fst family toxin, yielding MLMIFVHIIAPIISGCAVAYFTYWLSSKRNK